Proteins encoded in a region of the Strix uralensis isolate ZFMK-TIS-50842 chromosome Z, bStrUra1, whole genome shotgun sequence genome:
- the HAUS1 gene encoding HAUS augmin-like complex subunit 1 isoform X2 — translation MEVEEEQGQGQGQGQQEQKQKQEQEQKQEQEEEKEEEEGWEEEGWEEEGWEEEGWEEEGWEEEEEQQQQQAQNQDPEAAAAALEEKLRRVTAWLKKIYGDEPVPQYEVNTQTVDILYELAECNEARDRDVSLLIEDMKEKAAEYDAEANYLQGVLLETLDISPTSLFTEGTDYLNILVESAMILDTKDTSLASFFCAINDMTSELYATELENREMERELSSLRRKLTRALMLEKQLKEDLKKVKELLEVETAKADSQLQNLEFLKKKSQDLKSEIKNAEEKLAATGLDQTLTHGSLMKLSKEVAELQDEIVPLKKELDSYLDLTPVIIFSTLLLYLPSMDFRMKGYCCDGFGGQSYRILPL, via the exons atggaggtggaggaggagcagggacagggacagggacagggacagcaggagcagaagcagaagcaagaacaggagcagaagcaggagcaagaagaggagaaggaggaagaagagggatgggaagaagagggatgggaagaagagggatgggaagaagagggatgggaagaagagggatgggaagaagaagaagaacaacaacaacaacaggcGCAGAACCAGGACCCGGAGGCGGCTGCGGCTGCTCTGGAGGAGAAGCTCCGGCGG GTTACTGCATGGCTAAAGAAAATATATGGGGATGAGCCTGTTCCACAGTATGAAGTGAATACACAGACAGTTGATATCTTGTATGAGCTCGCAGAATGCAATGAAGCCAGAGACAGGGATGTGTCTTTGCTGATAGAAGACATgaaggagaaggcagcagaatATGATGCAGAAG CTAACTATCTACAGGGCGTTCTCTTAGAAACCCTGGATATTTCCCCAACCAGTCTGTTCACCGAAGGCACCGACTACCTCAATATCCTGGTAGAGAGCGCAATGATACTTGACACAAAGGACACTTCTCTTGCCAG CTTCTTCTGTGCCATCAATGATATGACTTCAGAGCTGTATGCAACAGAattggaaaacagagaaatggaaCGGGAATTGAGCAGCCTCAGGAGAAAACTAACTAGAGCGCTGATGCTGGAGAAACAGTTAAAGGA ggatctTAAAAAAGTAAAGGAACTTCTGGAAGTAGAAACGGCCAAAGCTGACAGTCAATTGCAGAATTTGGAgttcctgaaaaagaaatctcaggATTTAAAATCGGAGATCAAGAATGCTGAG gagAAGCTTGCTGCCACAGGGTTGGACCAAACACTGACACACGGGTCACTCATGAAGCTGTCTAAG GAAGTGGCTGAACTGCAGGATGAAATTGTGCCTTTGAAGAAGGAACTGGACTCCTACCTAGATTTAActcctgtaattattttttccactctTCTATTGTATTTGCCATCAATGGACTTCAGAATGAAAGGATATTGTTGTGATGGTTTTGGTGGACAGTCCTACAG